Below is a window of Camelina sativa cultivar DH55 chromosome 11, Cs, whole genome shotgun sequence DNA.
NNNNNNNNNNNNNNNNNNNNNNNNNNNNNNNNNNNNNNNNNNNNNNNTGAGCATAACCTTCTAAGTGCAAGCAAACTCTACACAAACATAAGGTATGAGATGTAGAATTTATCTTGTTTGTGTTTCTGagacttgtttgtttttctaaacTGTTTGTACCTTAGGTTTGATGAATTGGGAACTCTGCTGGGGATTGATCCAAGAAAGGCGGAGAAGATAGCAGCTAATATGATTGGTCAAGACAGAATGAGGGGTTCCATAGATCAGGTATAAGCAATCAAAATTACTGTCGGTTGAGCTTTGTAAGCAAAGCCCTGAAGAGAAATCTTGTTATTGTGGATTATTAAGAAGGTGtctaaatatgttatattaCTGTCCAGGAGGAGGCTGTGATACATTTTGAGGATGACATTGAGGAACTACAACAATGGGATCAACAGGTCTCTCCCCCTTCCCTCTCTTTAGAGCagctatatatgtttgttttgttttattggtgTGGAATATGACTGAAAAGTGGAATCTGTGCAGATATCGGGATTGTGCCAAGCTCTCAATGATATTCTGGATGGCATGGCAAAGAAAGGCCTGCCTGTTCCTGTCTGATTGATTCCAAGCAGTGAGACCGTCTCGTGATGATTAATTTGTATTAGCCGAGCCCAACAGATCGAGTCTCATACCTAAGTTTTTGCCAAATTGCTGTGTTTTCTGGACAGTTATTTCACCTCATTTGCTTTCTTGCAAATTCATGAGCCTTTAGGTTAATTGATACGGAGAGGGAAAGATTAGGCATTGAAAGACGATTTTCAGAGgtgaacaaaatattttatgcaTAGATGAAGCTTTCTGGTGCAAGAGAATGATGAAAATAGTATTTACCTTTTAAATCTATAACATACTGGTCcatttaattgttaaatcttGTAGATGTTACTTATCTGAAGATTTTTAATTCGTGAACCAACAAAACTATTGCAACTTTAAGAAATCATCATAAAAGATAATGGAGGAAGAACTGCTAGTAATTATAATGAGGGTAACAATGTGTTATAACACCAAACAATGGAAGTGAAAGAAGGAGACTACATTTCGAGGTTCCATGTAGTTTCTGCAGTCAATTTCGGGTTTTTCACTTCGTCCGCTAGATTCACAGATGCACATACCTGTCGAAACGAGAAGAAAAGTCCATAAAGCTTAACTAGATAGTTGTTGCTTGGAAGAAAGCAAAACTCAATGTCTAAATATGATTTGCCAATACACAAAAGAATGTAATCGTTAATTATGATGAACACAAACCTTATTTACATGCCAAACAATCTAATCGttgtttataaggttttaagTCACTGATATCACGATTTAAACTTAAAAGAACAAAGATAGCTAACAAAATATACCTTGAATCCACTTGTTTTGGTGTTCTTCGACCATTCCATACCAAGCAACTTACTAGACGTCTGATAAGTTGCCTTGACAGTGTCACCACTGTAAAACCTCCGAGAAACCGCGAAATCCCATGTATTTTTCGCCAAGTCATAGCACGGCTCGAAGGTAGCTAACCCTTCATGAGCATAAGAATACTTAAGCTTACAGTTGTTAGTGCCAACCATGTAGTTAGCAGAGAGTTTGTTTGCAGAATCAATCAAAAGACTCCCATCGAGAATTGTTCTGTTATCTGCTCTGCTATGAATGTAAGTCAAATTCAAAGGCTTCTCAGCAATCCTTACTGTGTTCATGAACTGGAACCTAACATCCTGtaaacccaaaaacacacacagacCAAATCAGATTAcaccaaaccctaaacccctaAACTCTTACTTGAATCAAAGCAATTGTTTGGTCCTGCCTCAATTCTTCAGAAAttaaactgatttgaatcaatCAATTGAAAATAAAGTAACTTTGACTTAATTAAAAGGGGAGAAGCAAGGAGTTGAGTTTTTTTACCTTCTTAGGGACGTTGTACTCGACGATGAAGGAACCAGGCTTTTCGACGGCGAGAGAGAGGCCGTTCAAAGTAGGGCCGGCGACGAGGGTAGCATCGGTCATAGTTGCACGTAGTTTAATATCGCCTGCGTTAAAGGCGATTGAACCGATTCCACTGGTCTTGTCAGCATCGTACTTGCCTTTGAGAGAAGCCTTCATCGCCATTTTCGCACAGCAGAGGTTTGGTGAGAGAGAGCGGCGAAAGAGGAGGAGacgataaaacaaaaaaaaaataaaggcaCGGTGCTATTCTCCGCTCGCGTGTTCCTCGTTCGCACGTGCGAATTAGCCTCTTTGGGGTTGTAAAACCTTTGCTTTGGTTGAGAAGGTCTTAATAAGAAAacatacataataaaatatatatatttcaaacatttgagttgttttttttacaaatcaaacTGTTGAGGTACATCAAGATCCCTTAGTTTTGAAAGATTGATGTATTTTACTCATGTGgttatttgttttctattttttttcaaattccaaTGCAACTTTACATGATTTTTTCGGATATactcttttatatatttgttattcttTAATTATGATAGTTGATCATTAAACACATACATGGttttcaaaatcattaaaattttctaatgaatCTAATAATATCTTTGTAATTATgtcattttgacatatttcatacaaattaaaaaaacaaatatatccttatttaataaataattaattggttaatttatttataggttaaggataaaaattatgaaatctaatataaaaaatacataaaaatataaaatgatgcactaaaaatgtaaaatgacatttttggtgaaacaaaaagaaaattaatgacatttttcatGAAACAAAGAGAGTATTATTTTAGAGTTAAACAAAGAGATTATGGGTCATTTTCAAAAGATCCGCGACCAGTCAATCATGCTATCCTTACCTTACAATCAATCGACACATACCTCTTCAAAACTATACACTatatgtaaaatagaaaatcaaacctaaaaattaatttaatatattgtaatagtGTAACAcagaacaaaaatgaaaatgtttacaaaatagatatttttgaaaagagataaTTCATAagagtatttctaacaaattctcaaaaattataatcatatatatgtgtGCTATGTAAGATCCactaatttggtttaaaaattcaaaataataccAAATTAATCACCCGTTAGTTATATTGAATTATATTTCCTACTTgcattaagtttttttcttaaattttaaatatatacaagtAAATTTAGCTTGACGTTCATACTATATTTCTTTGACAAAACATTTTATCATCATTAATTTACTACAATAtttatatagtgttttataAATGTTAGGTTGAATTTTCAATGACCTGTAAAGAGCTTACCTaactttattttcaaataaGAAATGCAAAAAATTGTTCATTAAGTTAATTAAAAGAATCAAGAATGTTCAAAGCAAATTTTAGCACAGGATAATATGTCCAAGTTTAAGTCCCAGATTACTACGATATTCATTGTTGCAACTTTGATGTATGTGTTTGTTCCTCTTTTTTCAAACGAAGAACTCGAGGCATAATCATTATGGAATACTTGTCTTGTCAAAATCACTCATAAGTATGTGTTGAATATTATTCTCGTTGTTTTCTTTGGAAATGGAACcatctatcatttttttttggttcaacatCAACTTATATTCACCCAAATCAAATTACACTTGGTTTATCCACTATTACATCATATTTGATCCAATCTGGCTCCAAAGAATATAGCTTAGGATCATAATTCTGTAAAGAAAGAGATGGTGAGGAGCAGTGCTTGTATATCTTGGAGTATTGGGGCAAAAACAGGCCAGCATTCTACGTTGTTCACCAGATTGACTGCTATCAACGAGTCTGATTCGAAAATAATACGGTTGTAGTTCAATCTTACCATTGAGGCAATCGCCTTTCTTAGAGCCTCCAACTCCACTTCTAAAGCTGAATGTGCTTTACGAATAGCCTGCACTCCTAACCATAACACTTCACCATTTTGGTCTCGGAGAACCCACCCTGTACCGCTCTGATTGGTTTCCCCCATCCAAGATCCATCGGTATTTCATTTTACCCAATCTGTTAGAGGGGGTTTCCATCTTACATTGGCATTGGCGCTCACTGCAGGGCGCTCACTGCAAGGCGGAACCATCTATGATCTTTGTTGTAACGTTCACGTCTAAGAAGGAAAAgtgtgttaaaaaaatatattgtcgACCGACCCGGTTTAATTGTCCAtcaaacataatatttgaaagaaaaattcttgggttcatTTTTAGCGGTGAACAACTCTCATTCACCTCATGTTAATTAactaatcaaaatacaacaatatgctatgtcatattatatttaaaaaataaatcaaaattaaaataaacaaacaaaacaaattaagaaaacaaattatgtagatcttttattaaggaaactatgtcggtttgagtttataaaagagggttagggtttaaatttataattttaaaaattatatgtcggtttgtcgatttgggtttaaaaaataatggttaggatttatattttagtattaaacaaaattatatgtcggggtttacaaaagagtggttaaggtttatattttacaattaaacgaaattatatgtcggtttggatttataaaagagtggttagggtttagattttacaattaaaaaaaattatatgtcgatttgggtttacaaaatagtggttagagtttagattttacaattaaacaaaattatatgtcggttttggatttataaaaaatggttatggtttagatgtgataattcaaaattgtaatataatatttaaattaacaaatttaaaattgattaatctacataatttgttttcttaattaaaatttgtttttcttaatttaaaagcGTGAATAAGTGAAGTCATTCCTAAAgatgaacccaagaattgtccgGAAAAAGAGAGGTGGTGTATGGAATTATCGTGTCCCAATTTTCTACAATTGCTTAAAACATGTACTGCTAATACTATTTTGACCGAATAAATTGATATTTCGTTGAGGTTCctattttcttttcatatttatttatatattttaaaaaataatgcaaTATGAACCAAAAGGAATTTCTCTGATGAATAATTTTAGtttgaatattcttttttttttattattattcgaAGAATATCTAAAGTTTGAATATTAAGAGTAACCAATAATATTAATcttgaattaaattttatatattttgattttcagaataatatgtttttgtattaCTCACAAAGTTTTctaccttttcttcttctaagaattgaaagaattttttttctccaaaattgaAAGAACTTTATCTTTCTACTTTTGGGAAAGTTTACGACTTTCTTTTGTCATAATGGTTGGTTGGCTTCAGTACTCTTGTAGTTGTAAAAATTTGTAATGACTATAAATAAAGCTTGAACTCTTGTGAatcaaaaaaaaggaaatttggGTGAACAAAAAGGTGTCTAATAcgtaaaacaacaaacaaaatccaACATCTCTTTTGGGTTGCGACTAAAAAGGGAAGAGGAACATGAAAAAAACTCATCTCGCTGAAAGTAGTCTAACAAAACTTCCTAGAGAGATAAAACAAGTTCCATCCCATATAAAATTAAAGAGACCAAGATTTGTCCTAAAAAACCAAATGTACAATGAAAACTGAAGCCCAAAAGTGTATAAACATCTCTCCAACTTCCTCCTCTTAATCATCAATTGTCTGAATCTCTCCCATCATGATCCTGTTACTAACCACATTAAATCCCAGAACTGATGCGCTTAAGCTTACCTTCTTCCCtttctttgcctttttcttTCCTCCAACTTTTGAGAAGCTGTCATTTGCAGCACTAGTGTTCTTATAATAATAGTCTTCTCCTGTGTTGTTTCGGGTCCCGACTCCCGAGCCTTTTGATTGAAATGCGATCTCAACTACTTCTGAAGGTAACAGGTCTTTGTAGTTGAGAAATTTGTCGATGAACTTGTGGTCCGGATCACGCGACCCCAGGTTTTCTGTCAGAAGAGTTTCAGCTTCTGATCGGGATAGCTTCAGACAAAATTCCAAGACACTTGTATCTGGCAAAAGAGATACACACGACATATTAAAAACAGAATAGATGTTTGATCTAAGGAAAGAGAGGATGTTCCCGTATATGTTCTTCAATCAGTCCCAACAAGGTTACAAGACAGTTTGCCTAGGGCAGGCTCACCTAGAACTCGCAGaaaatgagatatatatagGGAAGGACTAAATACAAATTGAAGACTACCAGTGTAATATGAACTTTTTACCTTCTGAACCAAGAAGTCTGAGACATTCGCTTTTGCACCAATCTCTGAAGCCATCCGCCTCTGGAAAACCACAGATCCACATGAGAAAAAACAAGCCAAGAGTTTCAGACAGACAGAGTGATTGTCAGTAAAAAGCATACCTGTGAGTTTTGTCACTGCCtcctttttccctttttgtgaCGCCTGAGTGACAACAGGTGAAGACAAAACCAGATCTGCAGATCCAGTTGAAACTGATTTCTGTCGATTCAGTGAAGTTCCCGCATTGACTTTTCCAGTAGTGTTTTTGGTTCCCCAAGTGCTTTGACTTGTAAGATGAGGAAAGTCTCCCCTGCTCGAAAAGAACTCTCAGTTAGTCTTATATCTTCAACACATATAAGATGATAATAAAATGCAAACTCATATAGCATGAAGAAACTATAAGGGAAAGCTGCTCCTTCAATATATTAGTAATACAACATCACATATGACAACTTGCGAATTCAAGGAACAAGAAATGGGTTCGTACTGTTTTGATTCCTGGGTTGATTGCTCAACTGGACCCCAGAAAAGGTCATCATCTCCTTTGGATTTTGACTGAGAGGAAGATTGAGAAATAGCCTGCGAAGGGGAAGATGCAGAACGTGACCAGGAAGCACCGCCCTGATGAGCCTGTGATGGAGTAGATTTCTGGGTGATAGGTACTGGACTAGGGGGTGGATGAGACGAGGTCGTCATCTTCTCCTGCTCCCTCACGATGTCCCTAAGCGAGCTAGGTTTTGTGGATTTTTTCGGACCAGTAGACCATGCCGCAGCCGGTGGAGGATTGTTTACAGTCTCTCCTTTCCAGAGAACAAAATCTCCCAGAGAAGGCCCAGAAGGAATAGCAGGCAAAACTTCCTTCTCCTGCTGCTGTACAACACGAGAACTTTTTCCCTTCTCAACCGAGTTTGTTTGGAGGGATGTATCTACAGTAGGAACATGTGCAGCAATTTTTGCCCCAGAATTCTTAGCTCTCGCAGATTTCTTGCGGCTCTTTTTCGTTTCCTTAGCCTCAATAAAGTTATCATCGTCTAAAGACTCTGTATTAGTGGTTGTGACTTTCATAAATGCATCATTGTCAGAATTGATTTCCTTTACTTCCCTCTCTTTGTCACTGGATTTGGCAAAAACATCATCACCCAGCAAGTCATGCAAGTGGCTTTTCTTAGCCTTAAGAGCAGGGACACTTTCAGGCTTTACAACACCGCTTTGAGTATTAGCTGACTCTGCATGAGTCTCTCTTAGTATGTTAGGATCTGAATGGGCAACAATCCCAGCCCAAGGAGCAGCCGAACCCACTGAACTCACAGTTGTAGAAATTTTTGGAGCTAAAGCTTCTGCTTGTGCTTCCCTCTGTTCTTCCATTTGAATTTCTAGCAATGACTTCGGTTTAAAGCCAGGAGCAGGCTTCCAAGCTCGCGCTGGTTGTGTTCGTGTGTTTTGAAGTGAAGACTCTTCTCCCCTGACTGAACCTGCTTCGGAACTTATTTGGGAGGTGTTAGAAGCTGTGACAGTGGAGCACTTTATGAGGTGAGTGTCACTGTCTATCGAAGAGTCAACCGTCTTTCTAGCTTTTCCCTTTATCTCAGAATCATCAACACTTCCTGGTTCAGGTTGCTTCGCCTCCTGCAGAGGAGCTCTAGACGTTATCTTAGCCAGGTCAGCAGACTGTTTAGCCCGCTGCTTCCTGGACTTTTTCTCAGAAGTCTTCCGTCCTCCAGAAACTTCATTGTTTTTAACTTCAGTTGCAGGAATCTCCACAGATAACTCACTACTGGTCTCTCCCTGTCCAGCACACACGTCCTTAGCCTGCTCCTCCAGCAACTTACTATCACATGTTTCGGGAGCTGTTACAGTAGCAGTGGAGCTTTCGTTGGTTGCACAGCTCACAGGTTCATCCATATTATGTGT
It encodes the following:
- the LOC104725178 gene encoding outer envelope pore protein 24B, chloroplastic yields the protein MAMKASLKGKYDADKTSGIGSIAFNAGDIKLRATMTDATLVAGPTLNGLSLAVEKPGSFIVEYNVPKKDVRFQFMNTVRIAEKPLNLTYIHSRADNRTILDGSLLIDSANKLSANYMVGTNNCKLKYSYAHEGLATFEPCYDLAKNTWDFAVSRRFYSGDTVKATYQTSSKLLGMEWSKNTKTSGFKVCASVNLADEVKNPKLTAETTWNLEM